From the genome of Rhododendron vialii isolate Sample 1 chromosome 10a, ASM3025357v1:
tcgaaatttgatatatattttcagcatccaattaccgaaatataatatttttttcaacagctatttaccaaaaatgtatgttcggcaattgtttaccgaaagttgaacatattttcgacatgtagttactgaaatataatattgttttcaacagtaatttaccgaaatgttatttatgattttcaacaaccatttaccgaaatgtagtggattatgggagaaaataaaaggctgcgaatagcggcgcccttttCCTATCACTCCctcattctttctctctctcttagtaATATATTTTACAAAGATAAAGAGGTACGATAGAGAAAATTGATATGGAATTGAAAGAAATTtaagtaggtaaaataaaaaaggtgaATTATTGggtaggtaaaatacattttgtttatatatatgttctAAAATATGGCCATTTGTGGTCCACATGCGACACAAGAGGCGAAAAGACCAAAAACCCAGCTCCCCAAGTGTGTACTGTTTCCAATTGAAGGGTAAATGTGTACCAAATTGAAAGTTGTCCTTTGAAAACCGGGTCTTTTTATTtaggagagaagagaagagagaggatagGAGATTAGGAGGAGGAGAGATAGATGGGTTTTGTACTGTCATAACCCTTGCAATTGGACCGTTAGATCACTGAAGATCTAGGATTGCGTACACATGTGCCATACCAAATAATTTTCCGCCATTTATCTTCTTGTAAACGACACACCAGTTCAtgagtttttttctctctcttcgtcaCTTCATCTCTATCGCCAAAGATTGTTTGATAAtttaaattcagcacttaaaattaaattaattaaataataagtgattcagtaaaTTTGATAACGACATTGTAtatacttaacaaattaagtactacTATTTAAAATGTaaactaaaaagttgaaaaaaattaagtagcttttgagctacttaattttggttgaattctatttttatttgcatttaatCACTATACCTCCACCACAATGACtcccaccatcaccaccactaccaccaccaccactcctacaaccacttcaccaccaccaccattccccacttcaccaccaccaccatttcgtcaccatcaccactaccaccaccaccaccacttcgccaccaaaaccaccactccaccaccaccatcacgcccaccaccaccactaccaccactcccctatcactccatcaccaccacaactaTAACCACACTGCCACCACATCATCtccgccgccaccacaatgTCACTattgcacaactatcactccaccgacaccactcactgtcaccattacaccatcactcACTGCCACcgttacatcaccatcactccaccaccaccatgacACCAACCATGACACCACTATCGCTAGAACGccaataccaccaccaccaccgccaccattccatcaccaccaacacaccaccaccaccaccacaatcatcaTTCCACtattattataagtacattgtgaccattagtaaatttaAGAGATAAtcggaactaaaattaatttatcatttttttaattcagtacttaatatgtttaccaaacagctttttagctaaaaaaatttcagcattcagctttcagtacttaatttttcagcattcagtttcagttttatcaaacaggccctaaGTTTTGAACTGAAGATTGAAGAAAGCATgttgcgcgcgcgcgcacacaccaaaaaaaaaaaacttttatacCAACAACGCCATAAATTGATAAAAGGCAGCAAATGCTACAACATATTTTCCTTCCAGGTGTACACTAAAAGTCTAAAATACAACTATATGATGGCAACCACTCTTTCAGCTGCAAAACATCCCCAGGAGAGGTCACATTCTGTACCAGTTAGAGCATGCAGTCCCTTTCTCAGGGGATCAAAATCTGCGGGTCATGTcatattagggaaaatgacggctcatgaAGTGTtctgataattaatacccgtcatgccttggccgtcattttcctgTCATATTATGTCATCAGAAATATCTTCAGGGCAACATCACTATCCCGGCCCTTGATCAACCCAAAgcatctgtttttgtttttaccagCCGCGCATACAGTCCGTCCATGTGAAGAAGCTCCGCGTGGTTTCCCATCTACATAGATCAATCAGTGAACACACGGATTGAAGGGATAAAGTTTTTGTCAAACCTTTAGGATTTTACAAAAAGCTGGTTCTGAAGATCATATCCAAAAGCAAAAGCATAAAATGTGATTACGTGAGGCTTCCCAGAAGCATACAGGATGTTTTTGCCTCAAAAGGAGAAACAGAACAACTGTTATTACACTGGAAGAGCTTTTGAGGTGAAAGAATCTAAAATCAAAATGCCAAAAGCTATTGTAAACACCGCGAAAATGGGTTAGATTGCTCCGAGCATGATGATTACAAAACCCAAAGAAGTGATTTAGTCAACTTGGAGGAATGGCAAGGACAAAAGGGAGACCCATAATGGAATTAGAGTTGATGCTTTAAAACGACAAGATTGTCACTTAGTCGATAATATGCGGTCTCAAGTAGATAGCATAATGGGGTCGGAACTGGAGTAGAGTTCAATTGGTAACATACAAAACAAGATCAATTATTTAACACTGCTCAGAGATGAAAAACAGAGGTCATACTTAAAACTGCTGTCTTCAGATATTTTGACAGGCAATCAATTGATCAAAATACAAGAAAGGACTTACCTCAACAACTCGACCACTATTCATCACCATGATTCTATCAGCAGCTTTTACAGTAGATAGGCTGAGAAAGTTGGGTCATAAAGTCACAAATCACAGGTTCGACATATAAGAATTTCACAAGTAGGGAAACAAGAGTCACAAGGAAACTCACCTATGTGCAATGACGATGATTGTTCTTCTCGCCCTCCCGTCATTTCTGAAAGCATGAAGAACTCTCTaaggaaaacaacaaagaacGCATCAGCAGCAAAGTAGCAACGCTCCACATTCAGTTTCTGATTTTATATTTCCCTTTTAATTTGTTAGTTATCCGAATGATGTTTGTATAGTAGTAGAGAACAAAAAATTTGCTTACCGAGATATAATATTCATTGTCCGCATCCAGAGCGCTAGTTGCTTCGTCGAGGATTAGAATGGTAGGGTCTCTAATTATGGCCCTAGCAATAGCAATCCGCTGCTTTTGTCCCCCACTGAGCACACAATCGTCAACAATGGTCTCATAACCACTGGGAAGAGATGAGATAAACTCGTGAGCATGGGCTTGTTCAGCAGCCCATTCTATGTCTTCCTGTATGATGTCTCTTGAGCAACCATAACAAATGTTTGATTTGACATCCATATGCAAGAGATGGGGTTCCTGTTCAAATAGAACAGTGTAGAGTAATTTGGAGCAAGTCTCAAGTATTTCTTGCAGCTATATTATATGTCTAACCTGTCCAACAAATCCAATTTTGTCCCTCAGCCACCTGATGTCTAACTTTCTCAGAGGAAAGCCGTCAACCAGAATCTGTAATTCAGAGGTGCTTATACGTTAGAGAGTACTGCTTTCATGCATGACTATTGATTAGGAGAGATGATTCCAACCTGAACATtgaataaaaccatttttttagaaaagttTGATACTTCCTTAAAAGGAGCATCGGTAGCTCGAATCAAAGTGGCTTTGAGAACAAAGCAAACTTATTAACCAGTGGGTGAAATAATCCATTATTATTTCCATCCATGTAATCACATACTCGACCCCAAGATCATCGCCTAATACACAAGTTCAACCATTGCATACCTCTCCATTAGTTGGCTCATAGAGACGAAGCAAAAGGTTCACTAATGTGCTTTTCCCACTACCGCTGAGACCGACCTTGACAAGATTAGCAAATGCTTTTTGTAATTGGATTTTTTTCCCCACAACGAAAGCAAGAGCAGATATAAATGGTACTTCTTACAATTGCGATCATTTCTTTAGCACGCACAGAAATGTTTAGATGCTCTAGGACAGGCACCTGTTCAAATGCAACAGACTAGTGGATGAGTACTTTCCACAAAAATAATTAACACAAGGATCAGCTTATATCAACTAGAGCAATAGAGAGAGGAACCATGAAGAAAATCCTAGGGAAGTGCTACCAGAAAATTGGTATTTTTGATATGATTCATGATTGTAATCTTATTCATGTCGTCAATTCATACTGCCACAACAAATATCTAATCAAATGGGAATATCTGGCAGGTTGACAAGGCAAGCTCATAATGGTCGTAACAAAGACAACAGTTTTATTAGTGAAAGTTTGTCGAATTAGCTTTTCAGATTGAAAAATGTAGCATAAGATTGGTTAAAAGCAGTAATGGCAAATAATATGGTCAGATAaggttttaattaattagatAACCCTAAACTTCAAGAAATATAGTACTTTTCAGGAACTATTAAgtacatttttgttttcatttctaCTCCAAGCTCCTAACATCCTCAAACCAAAGCGGGCTACAACGATTGCTGTAGATGTAAACTCTGTACAATTAATCACGAAGAATATCAAACAGTTATACTCATGCATAgcagaaagaaaataaatcaaGTTTAGGAATGGGAGGTGCTATGGTTTTTATAACAGATTTTTACAACTATTTCTGAAGAATCCACATACTCGAACGTATACCACCAAGAGGAAACAGAATGACTAAATAACTTCCAAAATATACCGTTCAAGAATGAAAAGTACCGTTAACCTTGAAGGATAGTAAAAGGACACATTGACAAACTCGATCTTTCCCATCAGCCTCTGCAATTTCATTCCTGCATATGGAAAGATGTACTGTCACGAAAATCATGTAACTGCTCCTGAAGATACAACAATTAGTCAATTACCATACCTGCACACACAAAATTACTGTATCAATGAATCTTTGTTTTTGACCTTTGAGGAGATCAAAGTGATTAGAAGCCCATAAGAAAGCCTAAGAGGATACTTACTGGGGTAATGGGACAGAACCTacaaatggaggatttggagTTTTGGACAATAATCTTGTACTTCTTGACAAGATTCTAAACTCAATTGTAAGTGGAAAATAAACGAGAAGTGGGCCCAAAGCAGGCATATAATAAAGAAGATTACAGTTTTGGGGCAGTAAaatataattagaaaaataaaaatatgatagtTAAGCAATGAgggtagtttcaaaatatttgcatCCTCCAGATACCTCAGATTTTATTATCCTTCCAGTATTCACAAGGGTCGCTcaggaaggaaaaagaaagaaagaataactGAGCCATAGCTTTTTAGGCCCTTCTTGATGGACTCCTAATACTGTATTAGAATGTTTATCAATAACGAAAACAAGAATCCAATGCCCGAGTTTCCaaccaataatcaaataaaCCACGATAAAGCAAACCAAGGTTCATTGACTCATTTAACAAAAGAGCATTTCAAAAGCCCCACGAGCTTATCACAAAACGCCAAAAAGTTCTTACCTTTTGATAAGAATTGGTCACTAGGCATGAGATTCATCAACTGGAAAACATTTTCGGTTGCTCCAACAGTCTGCAGCAAGGATGATAAATTGTCTTCCACCCTCCAGGCTGCATAAATCAACCACTCGCAGTATAATACATACTTCATGAGTTGCTCAGCTGTTACATGACCGGTCAATATTGACATTCCTCCTAATAATACAGCAACAACCTACAAGTTCAAGAAGACGAATATAGTAGAACCTTAATGTAAATCATCATTTAGGTTACAATGCACATGAACCATACGACTTGGGGAACCTGATCTAGTAAAACTGATCGACTTATCATTTAGTCCAGACTAAAACTTATTGACAAGAGCCAAACCTGTGTTGAACGATACAGAGTGCTGAAACTCAGATGCCAAAATCCATAAGCAAGACCTTCTCGAATGCCAATAAAGACAATTTTGTCCAGCCATTGCTTGTACCTACAAGAAAAAAGCATACATCATTGCCATTGGCCCCTTGATGTACAAAGAACTGAGACCACTACTCTACCTTGCTTGTTGAGAGTTATTggagaggaaagaaaaaaatagcatGGAAATATAGATATTCAATAGAAGATTTACAGAGAGAATTATTGCCTTTTCAGTTCTTCATCTTCTGTTCCATAAACTCGAACAGTTCTCATCAATGAAAAAGTCTCTTGAGCAACCTAgcttaaccaaaaaaagaaaagacgaAAAAGATGGTCATGCtggaaagaaatttaaaaaaaataaaatatgaacAAACCACTAAGACAGTAGTAAAGATTTGATTTCTGCTTTTACTTCATTCGCACGAGCACTGTACTCTTGGGTAAATTTGGCCGCTTTCTTTTGGTACCTACCAATACAAGAAAAAGGCTTCAGTCATACTTTCCAGAAACAACAAACTAAAATATCCTTATGAATAGAAAACCATAGAAAAGCAACTTGAattaattacatatatattcaaAACATGTATGCATATAAATGATCGTTATGATTGGTTGGTATAGTTACTACCCCAACAGGCAGTCGTGACTAATAATACCAGCTTAAGTTAAATTCACCACAGGTTTTGATTTGCAAAGAAGTTTGGTAGTTTGATACATGAAAGTCTTTGTGCCTTTACTCTTCCTAGAAATTCCCCAAAACTAGAAGAAACATAAAGTGAAAGAAATAACTCTTTCTATGAATAACCAGAACTAGAAGAAAACATGTAAATGGAATAAACTAAAACGTAAATGGTACAACTGTAAGCATGACAAGGAAGTGATCTACAGAGAAAGAAGCAATCCCACccgaaagagaaaaaaggacACATGTTCTTTGGTACATGGACACAAGACTTATCATGGTTCCGCTTAACCTTAACTGTAGCAACATATGATTGTTTGTAGCAGTCAAACAAACAGTCAGAAGAGTGCATAGATTCTTATGCAAGGGAGCACTTTATAAAATTTGGATTCTCACATTTCAGAAATATAACCGTAAGGAGAAAAGGCACACCACAAATTAGGTCTGCAACTTAACATATGATTCGGCAAACAATTAAACAAACCAACTATACACTAAACCATCTAAATGATTGATCGAAAAATCATGTGTGTCACATTGCACTCACTGGCCATAAACTAGGAAGATGGTGGATAGGAGAGAGCATATCACCAAGGTTGACAATGCAAGCGGCCAAGATAAAGTCAACAAATTGATCAATGCACCTATGCCCTAAAAGTATAGTTCAACGTTAGACAAGAGTTAAATCTACAACCGAACGGCATCTAGGGAAAGACATAGTTGCAATAAATGAGTTAACCTGAAGAGCATTCCGTAATATCAAATGTATATCATTTCCAAGCACATGAGACAGTCTTTGACAATCAGCTCCAAGCCTGCTAGTCAAACCACCAACTGCTTCGCTATCAAAGAATGATATATCCTATATAAAGAGAACGCCACCATAAGCAACCTGAGGACTTTGCATAGAAGCCCATGCACATTATGTATTAAGCAACAGACCTGGTAAATAAGAGCGGTGAAAAAAGATTCCCTTAGTCGCTTGAGCTGCAGTCATTGTAGAAAGCACCAGCTGATGTTAAGTAGCTTTGCACACTTGAGTAAAAAGAAACACATTATGTCGTACATTCTATTGGGAGGTTTCTGAACATCATAATCCATACATTATGTCGTACATTAATAAGCTATCAACATCAACAAAGACAAGactgaacaaaaaaattattcagtaaATGGTTATCAGCAGCAACCCAGAAAAAATATTATGTAAATGTAAGTCTGGAAGGAGAGAGTAGAACATTATCCATAAAATACAAGTACGGCCTACAGGGTTGGAGagttgttcttgttttttttttttttttggctatagGACCTTTGAAGAAAGAACATGGGAAAAACCTTGAAGGAGAAAGAGAAACCTCTTGCATTGATTTCAACTTCAGAGAATTGGAATTTCATTATTGTCAGTTTTCCAAGATGGACATGTGATTTTAATAATCTTGAAGGTTGTATGGATAGCGTTCCTGCATTCTTGGGAGTCCTTACAAAAGCCCTATTCATTTAACTAAAATTTGTTAGCTGTAGAGAAATAAACAAAGCACTATTGTTAGTAATTATCTATTCTCATGGAGAAAAAGGTATGTCAAATATAGCGAAGGTAAGAAACTTGTCAATCTGCatgtcaaaattttcaaaacagttAAGTGTTTATTCATGCCCCAGTTAGTTCTAGAGCATTTATACATGAAGGTAGACCTTAGAACCATCTGATGGTCATAGTTAAACTCCATCACAACGTCAACCGCTGGCTTGACATTCCTATATGTTGGATTTACCTTCATTGCTTGGGATACATACACATCTGTATCCATGCAGGAGCAGTAGTGGGATGGTAAATAGTCTCATTCTAaccaaattataaaataaatcaTGAAACAGGTCCACAATTAAGATGCACTCACCAAGATCATATTTGCTATCCCAAAGCAGCCACTTCGTACACCACTGAACCCCACATAAAATCACAGAAACAAACAATATCAAGCACCTTTCAGAATAAGGGGAACAGAGAGCCAATCACTACGTATGTGTAGTAATGACAAGGAAGGCGGTTACCCATAGGAATGGTTGTGTTAAAAAGCCTAGGCATAAACATCCAAGAAAATGCAACCACCCTGGTAGGATAAGAGGAGCAAAAAATACCTGCATATGCCCGAGGTCAAACACAAGAAAAGCAAGAGCTGTGAGTTTCTACAGAACACAACAGTCTCCCCACTCTGTGCAGAAAATACAGAAGCCGCCAA
Proteins encoded in this window:
- the LOC131304800 gene encoding ABC transporter B family member 26, chloroplastic-like, producing the protein MKPTVPPFNLHNQNHIRYDHAKPLNIHSQFTSKTKLLPPNLIGYKRFRVENSAVGGKQTRARHLLPGGRWWNLSGGSDEVENTTEAEAKPVTVLIALRRIWALVGEEKWIAYAAVASLTLAALSEISIPNILAASVFSAQSGETVVFCRNSQLLLFLCLTSGICSGVRSGCFGIANMILLKRLRESFFTALIYQDISFFDSEAVGGLTSRLGADCQRLSHVLGNDIHLILRNALQGIGALINLLTLSWPLALSTLVICSLLSTIFLVYGQYQKKAAKFTQEYSARANEVAQETFSLMRTVRVYGTEDEELKRYKQWLDKIVFIGIREGLAYGFWHLSFSTLYRSTQVVAVLLGGMSILTGHVTAEQLMKYVLYCEWLIYAAWRVEDNLSSLLQTVGATENVFQLMNLMPSDQFLSKGMKLQRLMGKIEFVNVSFYYPSRLTVPVLEHLNISVRAKEMIAIVGLSGSGKSTLVNLLLRLYEPTNGEILVDGFPLRKLDIRWLRDKIGFVGQEPHLLHMDVKSNICYGCSRDIIQEDIEWAAEQAHAHEFISSLPSGYETIVDDCVLSGGQKQRIAIARAIIRDPTILILDEATSALDADNEYYISRVLHAFRNDGRARRTIIVIAHSLSTVKAADRIMVMNSGRVVEMGNHAELLHMDGLYARLVKTKTDALG